One stretch of Methanococcus voltae DNA includes these proteins:
- the rbr gene encoding rubrerythrin, producing the protein MEIIKYLAMAYAGECQARNRYTFYSKIAIGEGYQQIGDLFLKTAEQELQHAKWMFKMINGLKKPDETYLELSEEVGIPTTFGTTVENLTASIHGEHFENSELYPKIAKIADEEGYPEIADRMRAIIIAEKHHEELYRKLLNLINNAQVFKRDEKTVWVCKKCGYVHEGLTPPEECPSCDHPYEYFSKLCEDF; encoded by the coding sequence ATGGAAATTATAAAATATTTAGCAATGGCTTACGCCGGCGAATGTCAAGCAAGAAATAGATATACGTTTTATTCCAAAATCGCCATTGGCGAAGGCTACCAGCAAATAGGGGATTTATTTTTAAAAACTGCTGAACAAGAATTACAACATGCTAAGTGGATGTTTAAAATGATAAATGGGTTAAAAAAGCCAGATGAAACCTATTTAGAACTTAGCGAAGAAGTAGGAATACCTACAACATTTGGAACTACAGTTGAAAACTTAACTGCTTCAATACACGGGGAACATTTTGAAAACAGTGAGTTATACCCAAAAATTGCTAAAATTGCAGATGAAGAAGGTTACCCTGAAATTGCAGACAGAATGAGAGCAATTATTATTGCAGAAAAGCACCATGAAGAATTGTACAGAAAACTTTTAAACCTCATAAACAATGCACAAGTATTCAAAAGAGATGAAAAAACTGTTTGGGTGTGTAAAAAGTGTGGATACGTACACGAAGGCTTAACACCTCCTGAAGAATGTCCATCTTGTGACCACCCGTACGAATACTTCTCAAAACTTTGCGAAGACTTCTAA